One stretch of Brevinematales bacterium DNA includes these proteins:
- a CDS encoding PLP-dependent aminotransferase family protein produces MKKSTYANLYSRSSNTMKSSEIRELLKLLNSPDMISFAGGLPNPDAFPIEKMKPIVEHVMRTHARDALQYGTTEGHNKLRDVIARGMGQQYGAPQSLSNIMITNGSQQGLDLISKIFLNPGDKILTANPTYLGAIMAFQAHEAQISAIALDENGIIPELLEDKLEYMEQRKEQVKFLYLVPTFQNPTGVTIPLKRREKIYDIICRHDLLLIEDDPYGLLRFEGKREPLIKSMDDENRVIYLGTFSKILAPGFRTGWIAAHEEIIRKATIAKQAQDLCTNNFGQYCIFEAIYHDILFPHIKEIITIYKEKRDLMIDALKEFFPKEVHWNKPQGGLFLWLVLPEFMSALTMLPRAIENNVAYVTGEPFFPNGGGHNTMRLNYSFASNDQIKVGIERLSHVIKNVIAENTGRIAEDFVSIP; encoded by the coding sequence ATGAAAAAATCGACCTACGCCAATCTCTATTCCCGTTCTTCCAACACCATGAAGTCGTCGGAAATCCGCGAACTGCTCAAGCTCCTGAACAGTCCCGATATGATCAGTTTCGCGGGCGGGCTCCCGAACCCCGACGCGTTCCCGATAGAAAAAATGAAACCGATAGTCGAGCATGTCATGCGAACGCACGCGCGCGACGCGCTTCAGTACGGGACTACCGAGGGGCATAATAAGCTCCGCGATGTTATCGCGCGGGGTATGGGTCAGCAATACGGCGCGCCCCAGTCTCTCTCGAATATTATGATTACCAACGGTTCCCAGCAGGGACTCGACCTGATATCGAAAATATTCCTGAACCCCGGCGATAAAATTCTGACCGCTAATCCCACCTACCTCGGCGCGATCATGGCATTTCAAGCGCATGAGGCGCAGATCAGCGCGATAGCGTTGGACGAAAACGGTATCATTCCCGAATTGCTCGAGGATAAACTCGAATATATGGAGCAGAGAAAGGAACAGGTGAAATTTCTCTATCTGGTGCCGACTTTTCAGAACCCCACCGGCGTGACCATACCCCTCAAGCGCCGCGAGAAGATATACGATATCATCTGCCGTCACGACCTTCTCCTGATCGAGGACGATCCCTACGGCCTGCTCCGTTTCGAGGGAAAGCGCGAACCGCTGATAAAAAGTATGGATGACGAGAACAGGGTGATCTACCTCGGTACGTTCTCGAAAATTCTCGCGCCGGGATTCCGCACCGGGTGGATCGCCGCGCATGAGGAGATTATCCGAAAGGCGACAATCGCAAAACAGGCGCAGGACCTTTGTACGAATAACTTCGGCCAGTATTGTATATTCGAAGCGATCTACCACGATATTCTATTTCCGCATATCAAGGAAATTATCACCATCTATAAAGAGAAACGCGACCTGATGATCGACGCGCTAAAGGAATTTTTTCCCAAGGAAGTGCACTGGAATAAGCCGCAGGGCGGATTGTTTCTCTGGCTCGTTCTGCCGGAGTTTATGAGCGCGTTGACCATGCTTCCCCGGGCGATCGAGAATAATGTTGCTTATGTTACCGGCGAACCGTTTTTCCCTAACGGGGGCGGGCATAATACGATGCGGCTGAATTACAGCTTCGCGTCGAACGACCAGATAAAAGTTGGAATTGAACGGTTATCCCATGTGATAAAAAATGTTATCGCCGAAAACACGGGAAGGATCGCCGAGGATTTTGTGTCTATTCCGTAA
- a CDS encoding PAS domain-containing protein yields MQILIIEDDPGISELLSRKLQENGFETRNLHSGAEAVAFLEAHKPYLMILDYSLPDMRGSGFIAELKRKGLAIPPFIVVTGQGDERIAVEMMKLGARDYVIKDNLFFEILPGIVKKIGKEIENEKNLQKALEQLWMSEKLNQTILNGISTNIAYANTVLEIIWANRAAAESVKKTPDEMIGKPCYLFWGNGIDVCENCPSAAAIESKKTEQKVVTTPDGRIWDESGEPVLDAEGEVIGVIEIAREITEYRKKESLIRQQNEMLRGLFDSLAEGICIISDSGSFIRINSYFTMITGYSDTDLNTIDDWFKLAFPAAEPREKVVTEWSKALAKRESVYREYSITCKNGDIRDIGLNAGFLSDGISIVALQDITERKRSEESLRESELRWQFAVDGNDMGLWDWDVLTDKAMYFHQWKAMLGYGDAEISGDFNEWEKRVHPDDLKNALIDLERHFKGLTPIYLNEFRMLCKDGSYKWILARGKVISWDEQGKPLRVIGTHMDITERKKSEDALKESENRFRIVMKGSPIIFSYFDRDLRYTWIQNPHPDFNPESLLGKRDDEVAQNPGVQKMVQFKRRIIENGVAARTEITLPHSDGDHTYDISAEPLLNERGEITGGTAIGFDITNRKKAEEALRASEERLLLAVNSVKLGIWEQDLQTGDVKWNNYMYHIYGVDKSDYIVTHESVMNFTHPEDRERILSQVENVLKNGQDFESQFRIITPLGETRYIRAYAHVYEFIDGKPSKIIGVNNDITDQVNAYNTIIRNQRLNAIGEFAAGVAHDFNNSLESIMGNIELMLLNSEISDENRENLTSMKKSVRDAAARIRKLQSFNKPESGQRNYNGILLNQVVIDVIAQTRPLWKDTAEQKGIFYVVNKNLNDIPKVSGDENELRSVLYNLIKNAIEAMPHGGTLNVSTEHDKKDVIVRVMDNGTGMDDDTVKKLFQPYFTTKGFEQGRGLGLPGVLSVIQAHGGQIFVERTAPGEGTVIQFRLPISDAQTKPDKKTEQPQKPEFTLNVLWVDDEISIRLLGQRRLKMLGHSTDIAGNGEEALELMKKNRYNLVITDIGMPVMNGWQLAERVRREYGDTIPIAILSGGGDDRVNDENIRGKVNYFLKKPIEMNELAQVLKEVSELK; encoded by the coding sequence GGACTTGCTATACCGCCGTTTATTGTGGTTACCGGACAGGGTGACGAACGTATCGCAGTCGAGATGATGAAACTGGGGGCGCGGGATTATGTTATCAAGGACAATCTTTTCTTTGAAATCCTCCCCGGAATAGTGAAGAAAATCGGGAAAGAAATTGAAAATGAGAAAAATCTCCAAAAAGCGTTAGAACAACTTTGGATGAGTGAAAAGCTGAATCAGACTATCCTCAACGGAATTTCCACGAATATCGCATACGCCAACACCGTTCTTGAAATAATCTGGGCGAACCGCGCTGCGGCGGAATCGGTCAAAAAGACGCCGGATGAGATGATCGGCAAGCCATGTTATTTGTTTTGGGGAAACGGGATTGATGTCTGCGAAAACTGTCCGTCCGCGGCGGCGATAGAATCGAAAAAGACGGAACAGAAGGTTGTGACCACTCCCGACGGAAGGATTTGGGACGAAAGCGGTGAACCTGTACTGGACGCGGAAGGCGAGGTGATCGGTGTTATTGAAATCGCGCGCGAAATTACAGAATATAGAAAGAAAGAATCCCTGATAAGACAGCAGAACGAAATGCTGAGGGGGCTTTTCGACAGTCTCGCCGAGGGGATTTGCATCATAAGCGACAGCGGTTCGTTTATTCGAATCAATTCCTATTTTACCATGATTACCGGATATTCGGATACCGATCTTAATACAATAGACGACTGGTTTAAGCTGGCATTTCCCGCCGCGGAGCCTCGTGAAAAGGTCGTTACGGAATGGAGTAAGGCGCTGGCGAAACGCGAATCGGTCTATAGAGAATACAGTATCACTTGTAAAAATGGCGATATTAGGGATATCGGATTAAACGCGGGGTTTCTCTCGGACGGGATTTCGATTGTCGCGTTACAGGATATTACCGAGCGGAAACGAAGCGAAGAATCCCTGCGCGAGAGCGAACTTCGATGGCAATTCGCGGTCGATGGAAATGATATGGGGCTCTGGGACTGGGATGTCCTGACGGATAAAGCAATGTACTTCCATCAATGGAAAGCGATGCTGGGTTATGGAGATGCGGAGATTTCCGGGGATTTTAACGAATGGGAGAAGCGCGTTCACCCGGATGACCTGAAAAACGCTCTCATAGACCTTGAACGGCATTTTAAGGGTTTGACCCCCATTTATCTGAACGAGTTCAGAATGCTGTGCAAGGACGGTTCTTATAAATGGATACTTGCCCGGGGAAAGGTTATTTCATGGGATGAACAGGGAAAACCGTTACGGGTTATCGGAACACATATGGATATCACCGAACGGAAGAAGTCGGAGGACGCCCTGAAGGAGAGTGAAAACCGTTTCAGGATAGTGATGAAAGGGTCTCCTATCATTTTCTCGTATTTCGACCGCGACCTGCGTTATACATGGATACAAAACCCGCATCCCGATTTTAACCCCGAATCGCTATTAGGCAAAAGGGATGACGAGGTGGCTCAGAACCCGGGAGTTCAGAAAATGGTGCAATTCAAGCGGCGAATCATCGAAAACGGGGTGGCCGCAAGAACCGAGATCACCCTGCCTCATTCGGACGGGGATCATACCTATGATATTTCCGCGGAACCCTTGTTAAACGAGAGGGGTGAGATTACCGGAGGAACCGCCATCGGGTTCGATATTACCAACCGTAAGAAAGCCGAGGAGGCGCTCAGAGCCAGTGAGGAACGGCTATTATTAGCGGTCAATTCGGTCAAACTTGGAATATGGGAACAGGATTTGCAGACAGGCGATGTCAAATGGAATAATTATATGTATCATATTTATGGTGTGGATAAAAGCGATTATATAGTTACTCACGAGAGTGTCATGAATTTCACTCATCCCGAAGATAGAGAAAGAATCCTTAGCCAAGTCGAGAATGTACTGAAAAACGGGCAGGATTTTGAGTCACAATTTAGAATTATTACGCCTTTAGGCGAGACGCGTTATATACGCGCCTACGCGCATGTCTATGAATTTATCGACGGGAAACCATCGAAAATAATCGGCGTAAACAACGATATTACCGATCAGGTAAACGCATATAATACGATCATCCGTAATCAGCGTTTGAACGCTATCGGCGAGTTCGCCGCGGGCGTAGCGCACGACTTCAATAACAGTCTCGAATCCATCATGGGGAATATTGAACTCATGCTGCTTAATTCTGAAATTTCCGACGAAAACCGGGAGAATCTCACATCGATGAAAAAAAGCGTCAGAGACGCCGCCGCGAGAATTAGGAAACTTCAAAGTTTTAACAAGCCGGAGAGCGGACAACGGAACTATAACGGCATTCTGTTGAATCAGGTGGTTATCGATGTGATCGCGCAGACCCGCCCGTTATGGAAGGATACCGCCGAGCAAAAGGGCATCTTTTATGTGGTAAATAAAAACCTGAATGATATCCCGAAGGTCAGCGGCGACGAGAACGAACTGCGGTCGGTGCTCTATAATCTGATTAAGAACGCTATCGAGGCGATGCCGCATGGGGGAACGTTGAATGTATCGACGGAACATGATAAAAAAGATGTGATAGTCAGGGTTATGGATAACGGGACAGGGATGGACGACGATACGGTCAAGAAACTTTTCCAGCCGTACTTTACGACCAAGGGGTTTGAGCAGGGAAGGGGTTTAGGTTTGCCGGGCGTCCTTTCCGTTATACAGGCGCACGGCGGACAAATCTTTGTCGAACGGACTGCGCCCGGCGAGGGTACGGTGATTCAGTTCCGCCTCCCGATATCCGACGCGCAAACCAAGCCGGATAAAAAGACGGAACAACCTCAGAAACCGGAATTTACGCTCAACGTGCTCTGGGTGGATGACGAGATATCGATCCGCCTGCTCGGGCAGAGACGGCTTAAAATGCTCGGGCACAGCACGGATATCGCCGGTAACGGCGAGGAAGCATTGGAATTAATGAAGAAAAATCGATACAATCTTGTTATTACGGATATCGGGATGCCTGTGATGAACGGGTGGCAGCTTGCCGAGAGGGTGAGGAGGGAGTACGGGGATACGATTCCCATCGCCATATTATCCGGCGGCGGAGACGACCGGGTTAACGATGAAAATATCCGTGGAAAGGTAAACTATTTCCTAAAAAAACCCATCGAGATGAACGAACTGGCGCAGGTGCTGAAAGAAGTTTCGGAGCTAAAATAG
- a CDS encoding DEAD/DEAH box helicase — translation MSNLENFAKLGLSESSIEALVHKGFEEPTAIQEQVIPILLKGEKDVVGQAQTGTGKTAAFGLPILERIEPGKGYVQAIILCPTRELAIQVAEEINSLRGKKNIHILPVYGGSSIEQQLRRLKSGVDIVVGTPGRVIDHINRRSLDLSHVSFMVLDEADEMLNMGFIEDTEKIISHTSKDRRILLFSATMPDAILGLARRHMRDYDFIRIQKQQLTVATTDQIYFEVSEGDKFEALCRIMDVEKEFYGLVFCRTKVDVDDVTSRLIDRGYDADAIHGDLSQFQRERIMEKFKAQRLNILVATDVAARGIDVNNLTHVINYSLPQDPESYVHRIGRTGRAGREGTAVTFVTPDEYRKLLFIQRVARADIRKEDLPGVDEVIMQKRLRIKDDIAELIESPEIEAYRSFAHELIDWADPETIIASVLRYAFQDELDPSNYSEIRKVSIDKKGKARLFVALGRNKGMTPKKVVDFIETETSVRGNRIRDVRVMEEFSFITVSFEDAEIILNVFREKNHGQRPMVEKAKEGKRDGGGGGRDGGKRDNYRDGKRKKDGRY, via the coding sequence ATGTCGAATTTGGAAAATTTTGCAAAGTTAGGTCTTTCTGAAAGCTCAATCGAGGCGTTGGTACACAAGGGGTTTGAAGAACCCACTGCCATTCAGGAACAGGTAATCCCTATTCTGTTAAAAGGTGAGAAAGATGTAGTAGGCCAGGCTCAGACCGGTACGGGAAAAACCGCCGCGTTCGGACTGCCTATTCTTGAACGGATAGAACCCGGGAAAGGTTATGTTCAGGCGATAATACTGTGCCCCACCCGTGAACTCGCGATACAGGTCGCCGAGGAAATCAATTCGCTCCGCGGTAAAAAGAATATCCACATCCTGCCGGTCTATGGCGGTTCGTCCATCGAACAGCAGCTCCGGCGCCTGAAGTCGGGTGTGGACATTGTCGTCGGGACGCCCGGCCGTGTTATCGACCATATCAACCGCAGAAGTCTCGACCTCTCCCATGTATCGTTTATGGTACTGGACGAAGCGGACGAAATGCTCAATATGGGATTTATCGAAGATACGGAAAAAATTATCTCGCATACCAGTAAAGACCGCAGGATACTGCTCTTCTCCGCTACTATGCCCGACGCCATTCTCGGCCTCGCGCGGCGGCATATGCGCGATTACGATTTTATCCGTATCCAGAAGCAGCAGCTTACGGTCGCTACGACGGATCAGATTTATTTCGAGGTATCCGAGGGGGATAAATTCGAAGCGCTCTGCCGTATCATGGATGTGGAAAAGGAGTTCTACGGCCTCGTTTTCTGCCGGACCAAGGTGGATGTCGACGATGTGACCAGTAGGCTGATCGACCGCGGCTATGACGCGGACGCTATACACGGCGACCTTTCACAGTTCCAGCGCGAACGCATCATGGAGAAATTCAAAGCTCAGCGCCTGAATATACTGGTTGCCACCGATGTCGCGGCTCGCGGTATCGACGTCAATAATCTGACGCATGTTATCAACTATTCCCTCCCGCAGGATCCGGAGTCGTATGTCCACCGTATCGGCCGAACAGGCCGCGCCGGCAGGGAAGGTACGGCGGTAACATTTGTTACCCCCGACGAATACCGGAAACTCCTGTTTATCCAGCGCGTCGCCCGTGCGGATATCCGTAAGGAAGACCTGCCGGGTGTAGACGAAGTTATCATGCAGAAACGGCTTCGTATCAAGGACGATATCGCCGAACTGATTGAAAGCCCGGAAATCGAGGCCTACCGTTCGTTCGCGCATGAACTGATTGATTGGGCGGATCCCGAGACGATTATCGCATCCGTGCTGCGTTACGCGTTCCAGGACGAGCTCGACCCGTCAAACTACAGCGAAATCCGTAAAGTATCTATCGATAAAAAGGGTAAAGCCCGTCTCTTCGTCGCGCTCGGGCGGAATAAGGGTATGACACCCAAGAAAGTTGTCGACTTTATCGAGACCGAGACGTCAGTCCGGGGCAACCGTATCCGGGACGTCCGCGTCATGGAAGAATTCTCGTTTATTACGGTCTCCTTCGAGGATGCCGAGATCATTCTCAATGTTTTCCGGGAGAAAAATCACGGTCAACGCCCGATGGTCGAGAAGGCTAAAGAAGGCAAGCGGGACGGCGGTGGCGGCGGCCGGGATGGCGGTAAACGTGACAATTACCGTGACGGTAAACGTAAAAAAGACGGAAGATATTAG